The nucleotide sequence GGGCAACAGATCCGTCAGATCGACGCCTTCGCTGGTCGGCTGGACCATTCGGATGCTGCCGTCGACGTCGAAGTCCAGGTATTCGGCGCGAAGCTGGCGCTGGTGTTTCGGATCGTCGTTGACCCACTGATGGTAAAACAGGATCCAGCGGCCACGATACTTGATGATGCTGTGGTGATTGTTGCCGCCGTAGGGTTTCATGAATTCGCCGCGGAATTCAAACGGTCCCAGCGGACTGGACCCGGTGTAGTAGATCAAGTTGTTCCAGCCGCGTGCGATCGTGAAGTAATACGTGCCGTATCGTTTGAAGACGTAGGCGGCTTCGAAGCGGTCGGGGCGGTATTCCAGATTCAGGTCGATCGGGCCTTGGACGATCGACTTCATGTCGTCGCCCAGTTGGTAGACCCGATCCTGTAGGTACAGCCAGTAAACGCCGTCGTCGTTCAAGATGGCCGGGTCATGACCGCGGACCAGCGGCTGTTCGGTCAGTTCGGTGAAGGGACCTTCGGGGGATTCCGCTTCGGCGACGCCGACGCCTTGTCGGCCTTTGCCGCCGTTGTTGAAGTAATAGAACAGGTAGTACTTGTTGTCTTTCTTGGTGATGTCCGGTGCCCACGCCTTGTGGGTTCCCCACCGCGAATCCCTGTCGGAAAAAATGGTTCCGTGATCGGTCCAGTTGACCAGGTCATTGGTTGAATAGCAGGACCAGCCTTTTTGTTGGTCCCAGTCTTTGTTGTCCGTGGTCGGGTACAGAAACAGACGTCCATCATCGCCGATGATGACCGACGGGTCGGCACCATAAAACGGATGCCCGTTGACCCGCAGCGGATTGTTCGGGGGTGCCGCGGGGGAATCCGTCTTCGCAGTGTTTTGGTTTTCCGTTTCGGCGGAATCGGCCACCACGACGGACATTGAATGAC is from Crateriforma conspicua and encodes:
- a CDS encoding family 43 glycosylhydrolase; the encoded protein is MLQQSRPIHSVLLGFILVLCHSMSVVVADSAETENQNTAKTDSPAAPPNNPLRVNGHPFYGADPSVIIGDDGRLFLYPTTDNKDWDQQKGWSCYSTNDLVNWTDHGTIFSDRDSRWGTHKAWAPDITKKDNKYYLFYYFNNGGKGRQGVGVAEAESPEGPFTELTEQPLVRGHDPAILNDDGVYWLYLQDRVYQLGDDMKSIVQGPIDLNLEYRPDRFEAAYVFKRYGTYYFTIARGWNNLIYYTGSSPLGPFEFRGEFMKPYGGNNHHSIIKYRGRWILFYHQWVNDDPKHQRQLRAEYLDFDVDGSIRMVQPTSEGVDLTDLLP